A section of the Longimicrobiales bacterium genome encodes:
- the ccsA gene encoding cytochrome c biogenesis protein CcsA has translation MVTILHGVALLGYLAAGVLQTVSFAGERAEVPRGGVLLIGGAALVQLGALVAFGARFGELPLVGLGPSLSTLAFLIALFLLFATIASDARPVGLVLLPVIVALLAAALLIGVRPSGEPLAFSGAWFSFHVVLAFVGVAGFAFAFAAGLLYLLQFRELKSKRFGRIFRFFPALNTLDRLGRSSAVVGFCALTAGLALGWAWTIRFRGTFAMGDPQVIWGALTWVVFAGVLGARIGGAGSNRRAALVSVWGFALVVLAYVVLRLAQAGGAAFL, from the coding sequence TTGGTCACGATTCTTCACGGGGTGGCGCTGCTCGGCTACCTCGCCGCGGGCGTGCTGCAGACCGTCTCTTTCGCGGGTGAGCGCGCGGAGGTCCCGCGAGGCGGGGTGCTGCTGATCGGTGGCGCCGCACTCGTGCAGCTCGGCGCGCTGGTCGCGTTCGGCGCCCGGTTCGGCGAGCTGCCGCTCGTCGGGCTCGGGCCGTCGCTGTCGACGCTGGCCTTTCTGATCGCGCTGTTCCTCCTGTTCGCGACCATCGCAAGCGACGCCCGCCCCGTCGGTCTCGTGCTGCTGCCCGTGATCGTCGCACTGCTGGCCGCCGCGCTCCTGATCGGGGTGCGCCCCTCGGGCGAGCCGCTCGCGTTCAGCGGCGCGTGGTTCTCCTTCCACGTCGTGCTCGCGTTCGTCGGCGTCGCCGGCTTTGCATTCGCCTTTGCCGCCGGGCTGCTCTACCTGCTGCAGTTCCGCGAGCTCAAGTCGAAGCGGTTCGGCCGCATCTTCCGCTTCTTCCCGGCGCTGAACACGCTGGACCGGCTGGGTCGCAGCTCCGCGGTGGTCGGGTTCTGCGCACTCACGGCCGGCCTCGCGCTCGGCTGGGCCTGGACCATCCGCTTCCGCGGCACTTTCGCGATGGGCGACCCGCAGGTGATCTGGGGCGCGCTCACCTGGGTGGTTTTTGCGGGGGTGCTGGGCGCACGAATCGGCGGTGCGGGCAGCAACCGCCGGGCTGCGCTGGTCAGTGTCTGGGGCTTTGCGCTGGTCGTCCTCGCGTACGTCGTGCTCCGCCTCGCGCAGGCGGGCGGCGCCGCGTTCCTGTAG
- a CDS encoding LysM peptidoglycan-binding domain-containing protein, with the protein MIGNERRGKARLTVSLVLLSVTAAPTVAQEAQDTLASRTHVVRRGDTLWDIAQSYLADPFQWPQIYDLNTNIIADPHWIYPNQELVLPGSLLRADLPPDVLGVPVSYEPGTDEILEPDERATVIADIDLRQPLMTPTEYLGLPWLADPRALPWAGRVVGLMDPAVRELDMPTMLKPYDRVHVGRLTQTVVPGDTLQVVRVERTVGLNRQIIRPLALLEVESVGEDGAISHVVRMYGEARRDDPVLVTGVLPPLAAGEPAPVQGGPQGELIAMIEEQPLYGTTDIGFVTLGAGTVAIGDELEVYLPRHQANAVDVVPAQRVGTVRVVRVEDATATVRVLDVENAGLEAGLPVRLVQTIR; encoded by the coding sequence GTGATCGGAAACGAGCGCCGTGGAAAGGCCCGCCTGACGGTCTCCCTGGTACTGCTCAGTGTGACTGCGGCCCCGACGGTCGCGCAGGAGGCGCAGGACACGCTCGCCTCCCGCACGCACGTCGTGCGACGCGGCGATACGCTGTGGGACATCGCGCAGTCGTACCTGGCGGACCCGTTCCAGTGGCCGCAGATCTACGATCTGAACACGAACATCATCGCGGATCCGCACTGGATCTATCCGAACCAGGAGCTGGTGCTCCCCGGCTCGCTGCTGCGGGCGGACCTGCCGCCGGACGTGCTGGGTGTGCCGGTCAGCTACGAGCCGGGCACGGACGAGATCCTGGAGCCCGACGAGCGCGCGACGGTGATCGCGGACATCGATCTGCGCCAGCCGCTGATGACGCCGACGGAGTACCTGGGGCTGCCGTGGCTCGCCGATCCGCGCGCGCTGCCGTGGGCGGGCCGCGTGGTCGGGCTGATGGACCCGGCCGTCCGCGAGCTGGACATGCCGACCATGCTCAAGCCGTACGACCGCGTACACGTCGGCCGGCTGACGCAGACCGTCGTGCCGGGCGACACGCTGCAGGTCGTACGCGTGGAGCGAACGGTGGGGCTGAACCGGCAGATCATCCGGCCGCTGGCGCTGCTCGAGGTCGAGTCGGTCGGCGAGGACGGCGCGATCTCGCACGTGGTGCGGATGTACGGCGAGGCGCGGCGCGACGACCCGGTGCTGGTGACCGGCGTGCTGCCGCCGCTCGCAGCGGGTGAGCCCGCGCCGGTACAGGGGGGCCCGCAGGGTGAGCTGATCGCAATGATCGAGGAGCAGCCCCTCTACGGCACCACCGATATCGGCTTCGTCACGCTCGGTGCCGGCACGGTGGCGATCGGAGACGAGCTCGAGGTGTATCTACCGCGGCACCAGGCGAATGCGGTCGACGTGGTGCCCGCACAGCGGGTCGGCACCGTGCGCGTGGTGCGCGTCGAGGACGCGACCGCGACCGTGCGCGTGCTGGACGTCGAGAACGCCGGGCTGGAGGCCGGACTGCCGGTCCGGCTCGTCCAGACGATTCGCTAG